In Arachis hypogaea cultivar Tifrunner chromosome 17, arahy.Tifrunner.gnm2.J5K5, whole genome shotgun sequence, a single window of DNA contains:
- the LOC112767299 gene encoding transcription termination factor MTERF15, mitochondrial, which translates to MRILPETAALLSQKVQFKTPEKPNAVLALLRQYGFSDTQIAKFIQKRPLFLLTDAEKIIKPKLMFFSSIGIPRVLLPKLVIENQNLLARSLEKCLIPRYEVLKSVVRSEQEIVCSLKRGAMAFVLCDVMKNLIPNTKVLRDLGVPQSSISLLVMFHPSEAFMNHERFAKCAKLAKEMGFDPNKCNFISAVHVLSHMDCAKMDRKMKSLEKWGWSKEVSLSSFRKFPTFMSYSPERIERAMRFLVEDMGWSSEDIARFPTTLGYSLEKRVIPRCHVIKVLKSKRLVKDQLCLATFMCMKEEEFLEDFVTKYLDQVPLLPKVYQGLVDYKDLL; encoded by the coding sequence ATGCGGATTCTCCCCGAGACCGCCGCGCTTTTGTCACAAAAGGTTCAATTCAAAACCCCTGAAAAGCCAAACGCGGTCTTAGCCCTCCTCAGACAATATGGATTCTCCGATACGCAGATCGCTAAGTTCATTCAGAAGCGACCGTTGTTCCTCCTCACTGATGCGGAAAAGATCATTAAGCCCAAGCTCATGTTTTTCTCCTCCATTGGGATTCCACGTGTTCTCCTCCCAAAACTTGTGATTGAGAACCAAAACCTGTTAGCGAGGAGCTTGGAGAAGTGCCTCATTCCGCGCTATGAGGTCCTGAAGAGTGTTGTTCGAAGTGAGCAAGAAATTGTTTGTTCATTGAAGCGCGGTGCAATGGCTTTTGTGTTGTGTGATGTGATGAAGAATTTGATTCCCAACACAAAGGTTTTGAGAGATTTGGGTGTGCCTCAGAGTTCAATCTCACTGTTGGTTATGTTTCACCCGAGCGAGGCGTTTATGAATCATGAGAGGTTTGCTAAATGTGCGAAGTTGGCAAAGGAAATGGGGTTTGATCCTAACAAGTGCAATTTCATCAGTGCCGTACATGTGCTCTCGCATATGGATTGCGCCAAGATGGACCGAAAAATGAAGTCTTTGGAGAAATGGGGTTGGTCAAAAGAGGTGTCCCTTTCGTCGTTTAGAAAGTTCCCTACTTTTATGTCATATTCGCCGGAGAGGATCGAGCGGGCGATGAGATTCTTGGTGGAGGATATGGGTTGGTCTTCCGAGGACATTGCGAGGTTCCCCACAACTCTAGGATACAGCTTGGAGAAGAGGGTTATCCCTAGATGCCATGTGATTAAGGTCTTGAAATCGAAACGACTCGTCAAAGATCAGTTATGCTTGGCGACATTCATGTGTATGAAGGAGGAAGAGTTTTTGGAGGACTTTGTGACTAAGTATCTGGATCAGGTGCCTCTTCTACCTAAGGTATATCAAGGTTTGGTTGATTATAAGGATTTACTTTAG
- the LOC112767298 gene encoding cleavage stimulating factor 64, with product MSEKRIGGEGLSANLAGMSKNQLYDIMSQMKNLIEQNQQQARQILIQNPMLTKALFQAQIMLGMVQPPQAVPKVQPIVPQNTQPSPQPNVQPAPLLPGQGGSQDQAGVSQPQIPLRKHPNQPPPLVSSTAVPAMSHQSQPMAAHSSQLPQQPKGHLAPQVGSGPLPQSSQLPNVPTPSLHSSAQPLQTPGFSHMPLQPQLPPQHRPPSVPNYHSQYPPQMGASVGFQHAGAPHNLSQSMFLPGIKPPSSGGSTFPQGQTPLLPSQQSSQSHYQVGNMPLGPDFGSQAGSAMHVDRGSSWMPGPSENPTPLSVPPGPPSVVPGLMGAANQPLRPPALTPEMEKALLQQVMSLTPEQINLLPPEQRNQVLQLQQMLRQ from the exons ATGTCGGAAAAACGGATCGGCGGCGAGGGTTTATCGGCCAACCTGGCCGGAATGTCGAAGAACCAACTGTACGATATAATGTCTCAGATGAAGAATCTGATTGAACAGAACCAGCAACAAGCCAGGCAGATCCTCATCCAGAACCCTATGTTAACCAAAGCTCTCTTCCAg GCACAAATTATGCTTGGAATGGTGCAACCACCTCAAGCG GTTCCAAAGGTTCAGCCAATTGTACCGCAAAACACTCAGCCGTCGCCGCAGCCGAACGTTCAGCCTGCCCCTTTATTGCCTGGGCAAGGTGGTTCTCAGGATCAAGCAGGTGTATCGCAACCCCAAATTCCTCTGCGAAAACACCCAAACCAACCTCCACCACTGGTCTCATCAACTGCTGTTCCTGCAATGAGTCATCAATCTCAGCCGATGGCCGCACACTCTTCCCAACTGCCACAGCAACCTAAAGGACATCTCGCTCCCCAAGTGGGTTCGGGGCCACTTCCACAATCGTCACAACTTCCAAACGTACCGACCCCTTCGCTCCATTCATCTGCACAACCATTGCAGACACCTGGATTTTCACATATGCCTCTGCAACCACAGTTGCCACCGCAGCACCGACCACCGTCAGTACCTAATTACCATTCCCAGTACCCTCCACAAATGGGTGCCAGTGTGGGTTTTCAACATGCTGGTGCTCCTCACAATCTTTCGCAATCCATGTTTCTT CCAGGTATAAAACCACCTTCAAGTGGTGGATCCACATTTCCACAGGGGCAGACCCCCCTGCTTCCAAGTCAACAATCGTCGCAATCGCATTATCAG GTTGGGAATATGCCTTTAGGGCCTGATTTTGGCAGTCAAGCTGGAAGTGCAATGCACGTTGATAGAGGGTCTTCTTGGATGCCTGGTCCTTCGGAAAACCCAACACCGCTTTCTGTGCCTCCAGGACCACCATCTGTAGTGCCTGGTTTGATGGGAGCTGCTAATCAACCACTTCGGCCTCCCGCG TTGACCCCGGAGATGGAGAAGGCACTACTTCAACAAGTCATGAGTCTCACACCAGagcagataaatctacttcctcCAGAACAAAGAAATCAAGTGCTGCAGCTTCAACAGATGTTGCGTCAATGA